DNA from Pirellulales bacterium:
ACCTGGAAAAAGCCCGCGTGGGTCAATTGCGAATCGATGGCCCAGTTGATCGTGGCCTTGATCTCGTCGACCGTCTCGGTGGGGAAGCCGATCATGAAGAAGCCCTTGACCACGACGCCGCGCTGGGCCATCCAGGCCACCGAGCGCTTCAGCGCGTCGAGGCGGAGACGCTTCTTGATCAAGTCCTGCAGCCGCGGCGTGACGGTTTCGATGGCCACGGCCGTGAAATACATGCCTGCGCTAGTGAGCGCCTCGACGTCGTCCTCGTCGAGAATGTCGGCCCGCAGGCCGTTGGGGAACGTGATTTTGAAATGGAATGGGGCCAGGCCGCGACAGATTTCCTTCATCCGGCCCGAGTTCATGTTGAAAATGTCGTCGACGATCTGCAGTTCGTCGACGCCGTACTTTTCTCGCAGCAGCCGAACCTCGGCCAGCACGTTTTCCGGCGATCGCCAGCGGAACTTCTTGCCGAAGATGTCGTGGCAGTAGGTGCACAGAAACGGACAGCCGCGCGAAGTGAAGATCGGCGCGTAGCGCTTGCCGCGCAGCATGGCCGCCATGTTCGGCCGCTCGGCATAGGCGTCGAAATCGACCAGGTCCCAGGCCGGGAACGGGATATCGTCGAGGTTTTCGACCGCGCCGACGAGCGGCTTTCCGCCGGGCCCCGCCGAGCAACCATTGGTCCGATAGCCGTCGGCGTCGCGCCAGGTCAGGCCGACAATGTCGTCGAGCTGCCCGTTGCCGCGAAAATGACGCTCGAGCGCCAGCGGAAACGCATAGTCGGCTTCGCCGTCGAAAATCCAGTCGTAGACGCCCGTATCGACGAGCCGCGCGGTGCCACCATGCGCCAGGGGGCCGCCCAGTACGGTGAGCGTGTTGGGCCACCGCTGCTTGACGCGGTGCGCGATGCGGCCCGACTCTTCCGCCTCGAGGTTCAGCGCCGAAATGCCGATCACATGGGGCCGGAACTCGTCCATCACCCCGTCGATGTCCCAATAGCGACGCTGGTCGAGCCGTTGGTCGATAAAGCGGATCTCGAGCGTGTCGCCAAAGCGCTGCCGCAGCGTCGAGGCCAAATACAACAGCCCCAGCGGCGGCATGTGGATCAAGGCCGTCGTCGTCTGATACGGCTTGATCAGCAGGATGCGCAGTTTCTCGGGCCCGGTCGCAATCAAGTTTGCACCCCCAGAAGGCGGGTCGATTGACCTATGCCAGAAGCGCGCAGGGAATCAGCGCGATGAAGCGATTCTAATGTCGTGGCGAGACGGTGCCAACGATTTTTTGCAGAAAATGCTGACAGAATCCCTGCGCGACGTAAACCGTTGGCAGCACAGCCGTAAAATGCCAGCCGCGATTGTCGAAACTTGCCCGTTGAACTGCTAGTCTGAATCCGTAGCCGGCGATTGCGACCTGCCACCTCGAAGCGATCACGATGGCCGTACTTCCCACGGCGCTGCCCAAGCAAATCTACGAGCCGGTGCCGCTGCCTTGGCAGGCGGAACCGTCGGGCACCCACACCCCGGCCAGCGCGAAGCGCGTCTTGCTGGTCAGTCCGGCCTACCGCGCGCATATCGTCGCGCCTCACCTGGGGCTGGGCTACCTGGCGACCGCGTTGCGCCGCGCCGGGCACGAGGTGCACGTCGTCGACGGGCTACGCGAGCCGGTCGTGATTCGGCCCGAATGGGACCTGGTCGGCGTGACGGCGATGACCACCTATTTCCCCGAGGCGGTCGCATTGGTCCAGCAGGCCAAGTCGCTGGGGCTGCCGGTGATTCTGGGTGGGCCGCACGCGATTGCCGACCCGCAAGGCAGCCTCCGTCAAAGCGGGGCCGACTACGTCTGCGCCGGCGAAGGCGAACTGGTGATCACGGCGCTGGCCGGCGGAGTGCCGGCCGCGCAGATTCCCGGGTTGCTGTGGTGGGACCAAGGGCAAGTGCGCCAGAACGGCCAGGCCAATTTCCTGCCGACCGTCGACGACTTCGGCGAACCGGCCTGGGACCTGATCGATCCGCGCAGCTATCCGCCGGCGCCACACGGCATGATTGCCCGGGCCTTTCCGCTGGCGCCGGTCATCACGACCCGCGGCTGTCCCTACACCTGCAGCTATTGCAGCGCTCCGATCACAGCAGGCCGGCGGATGCGTTACCGCGACCCGGTGCGCGTGGTCGACGAGTTCGAGCGGCTGGTTCGCGATTACGGTGTGCGTGAAATCCAGGTCGAGGACGACAACTTTACGATCAAGCGCGAGCACGTACTGGCGATTTGCGAGGAGCTGGTACGGCGCAACGTGCGTGTGCACTGGAGCCTGCCCAACGGCGTGCGGATCGATCGGCTCGACCCCGAGTTGCTGCGCTTGATGAAGCGCAGCGGTTGCTACCTGATGGCGCTGGGGATCGAGTCGGCCAACCAACGGATCCTGGACATGGTCCACAAAAAGCTCGACGTCGGGCTGGTGCGGCGTGTCGTGCAAGACGTCGTCGACGCCGGGATCGAGGCCTGGGGCTTTTTCATGATCGGGTTCCCCACGGAGACCCGGGCGGAGATCCAAAACACCATCGAGTTTGCCTTGAGCCTGCCGCTTACGCGGCTGCAATTCACCCGCACGACACCCCTGCCCGGCACGCCCATCTACGAATGGTGGAAGGCCGAATGGGGGCGCGGGCAGGACATCGATTGGTCGAAGTTCAACTACTACGAGTTCAAATGCGACTGGTCTGAGGTGCCGGCCGACGAGCTGGGTCGGATGCAGCGCCGGGCCCATTGGCGCTTCTATCGCCGGCCGCGCAATTTCCTCAAGATCGTCGGCTCGTTGCGGCCGGCGCAGTATCGCTATGCGTTACGCCGGCTGACCAACCTGGGAGCGTTTCGCTCGCACGATATGCACCGCCCACTGGACGCGAGCG
Protein-coding regions in this window:
- a CDS encoding B12-binding domain-containing radical SAM protein, which produces MAVLPTALPKQIYEPVPLPWQAEPSGTHTPASAKRVLLVSPAYRAHIVAPHLGLGYLATALRRAGHEVHVVDGLREPVVIRPEWDLVGVTAMTTYFPEAVALVQQAKSLGLPVILGGPHAIADPQGSLRQSGADYVCAGEGELVITALAGGVPAAQIPGLLWWDQGQVRQNGQANFLPTVDDFGEPAWDLIDPRSYPPAPHGMIARAFPLAPVITTRGCPYTCSYCSAPITAGRRMRYRDPVRVVDEFERLVRDYGVREIQVEDDNFTIKREHVLAICEELVRRNVRVHWSLPNGVRIDRLDPELLRLMKRSGCYLMALGIESANQRILDMVHKKLDVGLVRRVVQDVVDAGIEAWGFFMIGFPTETRAEIQNTIEFALSLPLTRLQFTRTTPLPGTPIYEWWKAEWGRGQDIDWSKFNYYEFKCDWSEVPADELGRMQRRAHWRFYRRPRNFLKIVGSLRPAQYRYALRRLTNLGAFRSHDMHRPLDASAAHGVVSSDNSPPS
- a CDS encoding B12-binding domain-containing radical SAM protein, which produces MIATGPEKLRILLIKPYQTTTALIHMPPLGLLYLASTLRQRFGDTLEIRFIDQRLDQRRYWDIDGVMDEFRPHVIGISALNLEAEESGRIAHRVKQRWPNTLTVLGGPLAHGGTARLVDTGVYDWIFDGEADYAFPLALERHFRGNGQLDDIVGLTWRDADGYRTNGCSAGPGGKPLVGAVENLDDIPFPAWDLVDFDAYAERPNMAAMLRGKRYAPIFTSRGCPFLCTYCHDIFGKKFRWRSPENVLAEVRLLREKYGVDELQIVDDIFNMNSGRMKEICRGLAPFHFKITFPNGLRADILDEDDVEALTSAGMYFTAVAIETVTPRLQDLIKKRLRLDALKRSVAWMAQRGVVVKGFFMIGFPTETVDEIKATINWAIDSQLTHAGFFQVVPQPGTPLYEQAKRENETALEKMILLDQYSPTCWYQEAYKIDLMKMRRNAIRTFYLTSPRRMWRIWKNTSWTSLVQGLKLFLNISGIAPRQDRAEEPLPEALQSLTRLYSTEEQGEPQAARQPATMPVVELAPTAAPVG